A region from the Lolium perenne isolate Kyuss_39 chromosome 4, Kyuss_2.0, whole genome shotgun sequence genome encodes:
- the LOC127347780 gene encoding heat shock cognate 70 kDa protein-like has translation MAGTKVDGQAIGIDLGTTYSCVAVWQPRHDRAEIMANDQGNRTTPSCVAFTGAWRLIGDAAMNEAAMNPVNTVFDVKRLIGRRFSDVSVQGDMKLWPFKVISGPGGRPRIVVQCRGEEKYFAAEEISSMVLFKMRETAETYLGKKVKNAVITVPVYFNDSQRQATIDAGAIAGLNVMRILNEPSAAAIAYGLGRMQDTGEVKTVLIFDFGGGTLDISVIDIDNEFFTVKATSGDTHLGGEDLNNRMVEHFVQDFLKKHKIDIGNNTRALMRLKTACERAKRMLSSTAQTKFEMDSLQDGIDYYGGITRARFEELNMDIFRKCIEHVEKCLNDAKMDKSQIHDVVLVGGSSRIPKVQQLLVDFFNGKKLCKSINPDEAVAYGAAVQAAILNGDYNQKVQDLVLVDVTPLSLGIEVVGGFMRVVIPRTTTIPSRKERFYTTEYDNQTSADINVYEGEGELIKDNNLLGKFTLDGIPPAPRLVPDINVTFEIDANCILKVSAQDMATGNKNSITIISDKGGLSKEEIERMVQDAKKYKSEDKKQINKIKKEKEEGWVSKENFERIVQISDKYQVRGQEANEGNKEGKLGG, from the exons ATGGCAGGCACCAAGGTCGACGGGCAGGCGATCGGAATCGACCTCGGGACAACCTACTCGTGCGTGGCCGTCTGGCAACCAAGGCATGACCGCGCCGAGATAATGGCCAACGACCAGGGCAACCGCACCACTCCGTCCTGTGTCGCCTTCACTGGCGCCTGGCGGCTCATCGGCGATGCGGCCATGAACGAGGCCGCCATGAACCCTGTCAACACCGTCTTTG ATGTGAAGCGACTGATTGGCCGGCGATTCAGCGACGTGTCAGTGCAAGGAGATATGAAGCTATGGCCTTTCAAAGTGATTTCAGGCCCCGGTGGCCGACCAAGGATCGTAGTGCAGTGCAGAGGCGAGGAGAAGTACTTCGCGGCCGAAGAGATCTCATCCATGGTGCTCTTCAAGATGCGTGAGACGGCTGAGACCTACCTCGGTAAGAAGGTGAAGAATGCCGTCATCACTGTCCCGGTCTACTTCAATGACTCACAGCGCCAGGCCACCATCGATGCCGGCGCCATCGCTGGCCTCAATGTCATGCGCATCCTCAACGAACCCTCAGCTGCGGCCATCGCCTATGGTCTGGGAAGGATGCAGGACACTGGTGAAGTGAAGACAGTGCTAATATTCGATTTCGGTGGCGGTACCTTGGATATATCTGTTATAGATATCGACAATGAGTTTTTTACGGTCAAGGCCACGTCAGGTGACACACACCTTGGAGGCGAGGATCTCAACAATCGGATGGTGGAACACTTCGTGCAGGATTTCCTTAAGAAACACAAGATTGACATCGGAAACAACACTAGGGCGCTCATGCGGCTAAAGACAGCGTGCGAGAGGGCGAAGAGGATGTTGTCTTCAACAGCGCAGACAAAATTTGAGATGGACTCGCTCCAGGACGGCATCGACTATTATGGGGGCATCACCCGTGCCCGTTTCGAAGAGCTCAATATGGACATTTTCCGCAAGTGCATCGAACATGTCGAGAAATGCCTCAACGACGCCAAGATGGACAAGTCCCAAATCCACGACGTTGTGCTCGTAGGTGGCTCCAGCCGGATCCCCAAGGTGCAGCAGCTTCTCGTGGATTTCTTCAACGGGAAGAAGCTGTGCAAGAGCATCAACCCTGATGAGGCTGTCGCATACGGTGCTGCTGTCCAGGCTGCCATCCTCAACGGCGATTACAACCAGAAGGTGCAGGACTTGGTCCTCGTCGACGTCACGCCACTCTCCCTCGGGATAGAAGTTGTTGGTGGTTTCATGCGCGTGGTGATCCCCAGGACTACCACCATCCCATCCAGGAAGGAGCGGTTTTACACAACCGAATATGACAACCAGACATCTGCGGACATCAATGTATACGAGGGTGAAGGGGAGTTGATCAAGGACAACAACCTCCTCGGCAAGTTCACGCTCGACGGCATCCCCCCAGCGCCCAGGCTCGTTCCGGATATCAATGTGACATTCGAGATCGATGCCAACTGCATCCTGAAGGTCTCGGCGCAAGACATGGCGACTGGAAACAAGAACAGCATCACCATCATTTCAGACAAgggtgggctgagcaaggaggagatcgagcgcATGGTGCAGGATGCTAAGAAATATAAGTCCGAGGACAAGAAGCAAATAAACAAAATTAAGAAGGAAAAAGAGGAGGGTTGGGTGAGCAAGGAGAACTTCGAGCGGATAGTGCAGATTTCCGACAAGTACCAAGTCCGGGGACAAGAAGCAAATGAAGGAAATAAAGAAGGAAAACTAGGAGGGTGA